A window of Erpetoichthys calabaricus chromosome 12, fErpCal1.3, whole genome shotgun sequence contains these coding sequences:
- the LOC114662918 gene encoding acidic leucine-rich nuclear phosphoprotein 32 family member B-like, with amino-acid sequence MEMKNRINLELRNRKPAEVKELVLDNCRSDDGKIVGLSADFENLEFLSMINVNLLSVANLPKLPKLRKLELSDNRISGGLEVLAEKTPNLVHLNLSGNKIKDLSTLDPLKKLPNLRSLDLFNCEVTMLQEYRDSVLGLLPQLTYLDGFDADDQEAPDSDPDGLDEDFDEDEDEEDCEEEEEEDEDEGEFDEDGVNEDELDAEEEEDGVDDEEDEDEDDSEDDEDEDDAAHGQKRKRDIEDDGEEDEDEDDE; translated from the exons ATGGAGATGAAAAACAGAATCAACTTGGAACTAAGAAACAGAAAGCCGGCGGAG GTTAAAGAGCTTGTGTTGGATAACTGCCGTTCAGATGATGGGAAAATTGTTGGTCTTTCAGCAGACTTTGAAAATTTAGAGTTCCTTAGTATGATCAATGTGAACCTGTTGTCTGTGGCTAACCTGCCTAAGCTCCCTAAACTGAGAAAG CTTGAATTGAGTGACAACAGAATATCTGGTGGTTTGGAAGTTCTTGCAGAGAAGACTCCTAATCTGGTTCATCTGAATCTCAGTGGCAACAAAATCAAAGATCTCAGTACATTGGATCCATTG AAAAAACTTCCCAACCTACGTAGCCTGGATCTGTTCAACTGTGAAGTGACCATGCTGCAGGAGTATCGTGACAGTGTGTTGGGACTGTTGCCTCAGCTCACTTATTTGGATGGCTTTGACGCAGATGATCAAGAGGCTCCAGACTCTGACCCAGATGGCCTTGATGAGGATTTTGATGAAG atgaagatgaagaagattgtgaagaggaggaggaagaggatgaagatgAAGGGGAGTTTGATGAAGATGGAGTCAATGAGGATGAGCTGGATGcagaagaggaggaggatggTGTTGAtgat GAAGAAGATGAGGATGAAGATGATAGTGAGGATGATGAGGATGAAGATG ATGCAGCTCATGGTCAGAAAAGAAAAAGGGACATAGAAGATGATGGAGAAGAGGATGAAGATGAGGATGATGAATGA